Proteins encoded by one window of Aphis gossypii isolate Hap1 chromosome X, ASM2018417v2, whole genome shotgun sequence:
- the LOC126552343 gene encoding uncharacterized protein LOC126552343 encodes KPPSTSIYTAETFAIYEALKIVSSSNPEKCSIIISDSLSALLSLSNPYSKNELVQHIQKLVSEINRPTSFMWVPSHIGIPGNEKADSIAYEATTSPSSTKISTLTSSENYNIIHHKLMEDWQKFWSNLPLSNKLRNVKLYIKKLKYPPNTKRRDEVNITRAKIGHSHLTHAYLIRKEPAPVCDTCNEILTFEHIIINCTKYTEARKILKNPTSLHQALNEENTDAINVFFHNINISHKL; translated from the coding sequence AAACCGCCTTCCACCAGCATATATACAGCCGAAACTTTCGCCATTTATGaagcattaaaaattgtatcatcTTCAAACCCGGAAAAGTGCAGCATTATCATCAGTGACTCTCTGAGTGCCCTCTTATCATTATCTAACCCCTATTCAAAAAACGAGCTCGTCCAACATATCCAGAAACTAGTATCTGAAATAAATAGACCAACAAGCTTCATGTGGGTCCCCTCTCACATTGGGATACCCGGAAATGAGAAAGCTGACTCTATAGCCTATGAAGCCACCACATCTCCTTCCTCCACAAAGATAAGTACACTTACCTCATCTGAAAATTACAacattatacatcataaattaatgGAAGATTGGCAAAAATTCTGGTCTAACCTACCCCTCTCTAACAAACTgagaaatgtaaaattatacattaaaaaattaaaataccctCCTAACACTAAACGAAGAGATGAAGTAAATATTACTCGAGCTAAAATAGGCCACTCACATTTAACTCATGCTTATCTCATAAGAAAAGAACCAGCCCCAGTATGCGATACTTGCAATGAGATACTCACATTTGAACACATCATCATAAATTGCACCAAATACACCGAAGCCCGCAAGATCCTCAAAAACCCCACCTCACTCCATCAAGCACTCAATGAAGAAAATACGGACGCAATCAATGTATTCttccataatataaacataagtcACAAATTGTAA